The following proteins are co-located in the Streptomyces sp. DT2A-34 genome:
- the nusB gene encoding transcription antitermination factor NusB gives MAARNTARKRAFQILFEADQRGVDVLTVLADWIRLSRADTRQPPVSEYTMQLVEGYAQHIQRIDELIAQYSVGWTLDRMPVVDRNILRLGGYELIWVDETPDAVVLDEMVQLAKEFSTDESPSFVNGLLGRLKDLKPSLRRDEA, from the coding sequence GTGGCTGCCCGCAACACGGCCCGCAAGCGCGCCTTCCAGATCCTCTTCGAGGCCGACCAGCGCGGGGTCGACGTCCTGACGGTCCTCGCGGACTGGATCCGGCTCTCCCGGGCCGACACCCGGCAGCCGCCGGTGAGCGAGTACACGATGCAGCTGGTCGAGGGCTATGCGCAGCACATCCAGCGCATCGACGAGCTGATCGCGCAGTACTCCGTCGGCTGGACGCTCGACCGCATGCCGGTCGTGGACCGCAACATCCTGCGCCTCGGCGGATACGAGCTGATCTGGGTCGACGAGACCCCGGACGCGGTCGTACTCGACGAGATGGTGCAGCTGGCGAAGGAGTTCTCCACGGACGAGTCGCCCTCGTTCGTCAACGGGCTGCTCGGCCGGCTCAAGGACCTGAAGCCCTCACTGCGCCGCGACGAGGCGTAA
- the bldD gene encoding transcriptional regulator BldD, with protein MSSEYAKQLGAKLRAIRTQQGLSLHGVEEKSQGRWKAVVVGSYERGDRAVTVQRLAELADFYGVPVQELLPGTTPGGAAEPPPKLVLDLERLAHVPAEKAGPLQRYAATIQSQRGDYNGKVLSIRQDDLRTLAVIYDQSPSVLTEQLISWGVLDADARRAVSHAEES; from the coding sequence ATGTCCAGCGAATACGCCAAACAGCTCGGGGCCAAGCTCCGGGCCATCCGCACCCAGCAGGGCCTTTCCCTCCACGGTGTCGAGGAGAAGTCCCAGGGACGCTGGAAGGCCGTCGTGGTCGGTTCGTACGAGCGCGGCGACCGCGCCGTGACCGTGCAGCGCCTCGCGGAGCTGGCGGATTTCTACGGCGTTCCGGTGCAGGAGCTGCTGCCGGGCACCACGCCGGGCGGGGCCGCCGAGCCGCCGCCGAAGCTGGTCCTGGACCTGGAGCGGCTGGCCCACGTGCCGGCCGAGAAGGCGGGCCCCCTGCAGCGCTATGCGGCGACCATCCAGTCGCAGCGCGGTGACTACAACGGCAAGGTGCTCTCGATCCGCCAGGACGACCTGCGCACACTCGCCGTCATCTACGACCAGTCCCCCTCGGTCCTCACGGAGCAGCTGATCAGCTGGGGTGTGCTGGACGCGGACGCGCGCCGCGCGGTCTCCCACGCCGAGGAGAGCTGA
- a CDS encoding dihydroorotase, with protein sequence MSKILIRGAKVLGGEPQDVLIDGAVIEAVGTGLSDEGAQVVEAAGKVLLPGLVDLHTHLREPGREDSETVLTGTRAAASGGYTAVFAMANTFPVADTAGVVEQVYRLGQEHGYCDVQPIGAVTVGLEGRKLAELGAMHESAAGVTVFSDDGKCVHDAVIMRRALEYVKAFGGVVAQHAQEPRLTEGAEMNEGVVSAELGLGGWPAVAEESIIARDVLLAEHVGSRVHICHLSTAGSVEIVRWAKSRGIDVTAEVTPHHLLLTDELVRTYNPVYKVNPPLRTERDVLALREALADGTIDIVATDHAPHPHEDKDCEWAAAAMGMVGLETALSVVQETMVDTGLLTWAGVAERMSFKPAQIGQAKGHGRPVSAGEPANLTLVDTEYRGSVDPAGFASRSRNTPYEGRELPGRVTHTWLRGKATLVDGKLT encoded by the coding sequence ATGAGCAAGATCCTGATCCGTGGTGCGAAGGTGCTCGGCGGCGAGCCGCAGGACGTGCTGATCGACGGGGCCGTCATCGAGGCGGTCGGTACGGGGCTCTCGGACGAGGGCGCCCAGGTCGTCGAGGCGGCCGGCAAGGTGCTGCTGCCGGGGCTGGTCGACCTGCACACCCACCTGCGTGAGCCGGGCCGCGAGGACTCCGAGACGGTCCTCACCGGCACGCGCGCGGCGGCCTCCGGTGGTTACACGGCCGTGTTCGCCATGGCCAACACCTTCCCGGTCGCCGACACCGCCGGTGTGGTCGAGCAGGTCTACCGGCTCGGCCAGGAGCACGGTTACTGCGATGTGCAGCCCATCGGCGCCGTGACCGTCGGCCTGGAGGGCAGGAAGCTCGCCGAACTGGGGGCCATGCACGAGTCGGCTGCCGGGGTCACCGTCTTCTCCGACGACGGCAAGTGCGTCCACGACGCCGTGATCATGCGGCGGGCGCTGGAGTACGTGAAGGCCTTCGGCGGTGTCGTGGCCCAGCACGCGCAGGAGCCGCGGCTGACCGAGGGCGCCGAGATGAACGAGGGTGTCGTCTCCGCCGAGCTGGGGCTGGGCGGCTGGCCGGCGGTGGCCGAAGAATCGATCATCGCCCGGGATGTCCTGCTCGCCGAGCACGTCGGCTCCCGCGTCCACATCTGCCACCTGTCGACCGCCGGGTCCGTCGAGATCGTCCGCTGGGCCAAGTCCCGCGGCATCGACGTCACCGCCGAGGTCACTCCGCACCACCTGCTCCTGACGGACGAGCTGGTGCGGACGTACAACCCGGTCTACAAGGTGAACCCGCCGCTGCGCACCGAGCGTGACGTGCTGGCGCTGCGCGAGGCGCTCGCCGATGGCACGATCGACATCGTCGCCACCGACCACGCCCCGCACCCGCACGAGGACAAGGACTGCGAGTGGGCCGCGGCCGCCATGGGCATGGTCGGCCTGGAGACCGCGTTGTCAGTGGTGCAGGAGACCATGGTGGACACCGGGCTCCTCACCTGGGCCGGGGTCGCCGAGCGCATGTCCTTCAAGCCCGCGCAGATCGGGCAGGCGAAGGGGCACGGCCGTCCCGTCTCGGCTGGTGAGCCCGCCAACCTCACGCTCGTCGACACGGAATACCGTGGGTCCGTGGACCCCGCGGGCTTCGCCTCGCGCAGCCGCAACACTCCGTACGAGGGGCGTGAGCTGCCGGGCCGTGTGACGCACACGTGGCTCCGGGGCAAGGCCACGCTCGTCGACGGGAAGCTCACGTGA
- the pyrR gene encoding bifunctional pyr operon transcriptional regulator/uracil phosphoribosyltransferase PyrR, producing the protein MDKQQDTQASDARPVLEGPDIARVLTRIAHEIVERAKGADDVVLLGIPTRGVFLAQRLAAKLEQITERKIPVGSLDITMYRDDLRMHPPRALARTEIPGDGLDGRLVVLVDDVLFSGRTIRAALDALNDIGRPRAVQLAVLVDRGHRELPIRADYVGKNLPTSLRETVKVQLAEEDGRDTVLLGAKQTQ; encoded by the coding sequence ATGGACAAGCAGCAGGACACGCAAGCGTCCGATGCGCGGCCCGTCCTCGAAGGCCCTGACATCGCGCGGGTATTGACCCGCATCGCCCACGAGATCGTCGAGCGCGCCAAGGGCGCCGACGACGTGGTGCTCCTCGGCATCCCGACCCGCGGCGTCTTCCTCGCCCAGCGGCTCGCCGCCAAGCTCGAGCAGATCACCGAGCGCAAGATCCCGGTCGGCTCGCTCGACATCACCATGTACCGCGACGACCTGCGCATGCATCCGCCGCGTGCGCTGGCCCGCACCGAGATCCCCGGTGACGGTCTCGACGGCCGCCTCGTCGTCCTCGTCGACGACGTCCTCTTCTCCGGCCGCACTATCCGCGCCGCCCTGGACGCCCTGAACGACATCGGCCGTCCGCGCGCGGTCCAGCTCGCCGTCCTCGTCGACCGCGGCCACCGCGAACTGCCCATCCGCGCCGACTACGTCGGCAAGAACCTCCCCACGTCGTTGCGGGAGACGGTCAAGGTCCAGCTCGCCGAGGAGGACGGTCGCGACACCGTGCTGCTCGGTGCGAAGCAGACCCAGTAG
- a CDS encoding aminopeptidase P family protein, giving the protein MSEVYATRRSRLRDRCQASGSATALISRPANVRYLAGAAPQGSVLLLGKTEDLLVCAEPLDDRPTEGRPDEALRIHTLPGAGGDPAVAAADLAAAQGGVCLAVEEHHLTVARHRAIRSVVPRLRLADLGGAVEQLRVVKDEEEISCLRIGAEIADQALGELLESILVGRTERHLALELERRLVDHGADGPAFPTSVATGPNAGRRAHRPTDRRVEEGDFLSVCLGATYRGYRCEIGRTFVIGTSPADWQIELYDLVFAAQRAGRESLVPGAAYRDVDRAARQVLDSAGYGQGLPALTGHGVGLEIDEDPQLAPAAMGKLDACVPVTVEPGVHLPGRGGVRIDDTLVVRPEADGGPELLTITTKELLAL; this is encoded by the coding sequence CTGATCTCCCGCCCCGCCAACGTCCGCTACCTCGCGGGCGCCGCCCCACAGGGCTCCGTGCTGCTCCTCGGCAAGACCGAAGACCTGCTCGTGTGTGCCGAACCGCTCGACGACCGCCCCACCGAGGGCCGCCCCGACGAGGCGCTGCGGATCCACACCCTCCCCGGCGCCGGCGGCGACCCCGCCGTCGCCGCGGCCGACCTCGCGGCAGCGCAGGGCGGGGTCTGTCTCGCCGTGGAGGAACACCACCTGACCGTGGCCCGCCACCGGGCCATCCGCTCGGTCGTCCCGCGACTGCGCCTCGCCGACCTCGGCGGGGCCGTGGAGCAGCTCCGGGTGGTCAAGGACGAGGAGGAGATCTCCTGCCTCAGGATCGGCGCCGAGATCGCCGACCAGGCACTCGGGGAGCTGCTCGAATCCATCCTCGTCGGCCGCACCGAACGCCACCTCGCCCTGGAACTCGAACGGCGCCTGGTCGATCACGGCGCCGACGGCCCTGCCTTCCCGACCTCGGTCGCCACCGGCCCGAACGCCGGCCGACGCGCCCACCGGCCCACCGACCGCCGTGTCGAGGAGGGCGACTTCCTCTCCGTCTGCCTGGGGGCCACGTACCGCGGCTACCGGTGCGAGATCGGCCGTACCTTCGTCATCGGTACGTCCCCCGCCGACTGGCAGATCGAGTTGTACGACCTCGTCTTCGCCGCCCAGCGCGCCGGACGGGAGTCGCTGGTACCCGGCGCCGCGTACCGCGACGTGGACCGCGCGGCACGTCAGGTACTGGACTCCGCGGGGTACGGGCAGGGCCTTCCGGCACTGACGGGGCACGGCGTGGGACTCGAAATCGACGAGGACCCGCAGTTGGCTCCCGCGGCCATGGGTAAACTGGACGCTTGCGTGCCGGTCACCGTCGAACCGGGGGTCCACCTCCCGGGCCGGGGCGGCGTCCGGATCGATGACACGCTCGTCGTCCGCCCCGAGGCGGACGGCGGACCCGAGCTACTCACCATCACGACCAAGGAGCTGCTCGCCCTCTAG
- the efp gene encoding elongation factor P, producing the protein MASTNDLKNGLVLKLEGGQLWSVVEFQHVKPGKGPAFVRTKLKNVLSGKVVDKTFNAGVKVETATVDKRDMQFSYMDGDYFVFMDMETYDQLMVDRKAVGDAANFLIEGFTATVAQHEGEVLFVELPAAVELVIQETEPGVQGDRSTGGTKPAILETGHQIQVPLFITTGEKIKVDTRTSDYLGRVNS; encoded by the coding sequence GTGGCTTCCACGAACGACCTCAAGAACGGCCTGGTGCTCAAGCTCGAAGGCGGCCAGCTCTGGTCCGTCGTCGAGTTCCAGCACGTCAAGCCCGGCAAGGGCCCGGCCTTCGTGCGCACCAAGCTCAAGAACGTGCTCTCCGGGAAGGTCGTCGACAAGACCTTCAACGCCGGCGTGAAGGTCGAGACGGCCACCGTCGACAAGCGCGACATGCAGTTCTCCTACATGGACGGCGACTACTTCGTCTTCATGGACATGGAGACCTACGACCAGCTCATGGTCGACCGCAAGGCCGTCGGCGACGCCGCCAACTTCCTGATCGAGGGCTTCACCGCCACCGTCGCGCAGCACGAGGGCGAGGTGCTCTTCGTGGAGCTGCCGGCCGCCGTCGAGCTCGTCATCCAGGAGACCGAGCCGGGCGTCCAGGGCGACCGCTCCACCGGCGGCACCAAGCCCGCCATCCTGGAGACCGGCCACCAGATCCAGGTCCCGCTCTTCATCACCACCGGTGAGAAGATCAAGGTCGACACCCGCACGAGCGACTACCTCGGCCGGGTGAACAGCTAA
- the carA gene encoding glutamine-hydrolyzing carbamoyl-phosphate synthase small subunit, producing MTTSIQGTASQRHKAAPAVLVLEDGRTFRGRAYGAVGVTFGEAVFSTGMTGYQETLTDPSYHRQVVVMTAPHVGNTGVNDEDPESKQIWVAGYVVRDPARVPSNWRSRRSLDDELRAQGVVGISGIDTRALTRHLRERGAMRVGIFSGNALPDEGTMLAEVRQAPEMKGADLSAEVATKEAYVVPAIGEKKFTVAAVDLGIKGMTPHRMAERGIEVHVLPATASVEDVYAVNPDGVFFSNGPGDPATADHPVSVMQAVLERGTPLFGICFGNQILGRALGFGTYKLKYGHRGINQPVQDRTTGKVEVTAHNHGFAVDAPTDKVSDTPFGRAEVSHVCLNDNVVEGLQLLDRPAFSVQYHPEAAAGPHDAAYLFDRFVSLMEGQRA from the coding sequence ATGACGACCTCCATCCAGGGGACCGCCTCGCAGAGGCACAAGGCGGCTCCCGCCGTACTCGTCCTGGAGGACGGCCGCACCTTCCGCGGCCGCGCCTACGGGGCCGTGGGGGTGACCTTCGGCGAGGCCGTGTTCTCCACCGGCATGACCGGCTACCAGGAGACCCTCACCGACCCGTCGTACCACCGCCAGGTCGTCGTGATGACCGCCCCGCACGTCGGCAACACCGGCGTGAACGACGAGGACCCGGAGAGCAAGCAGATCTGGGTCGCCGGGTACGTCGTGCGCGACCCCGCGCGCGTGCCGTCCAACTGGCGCTCCCGGCGCTCGCTGGACGACGAGCTGCGCGCACAGGGCGTCGTCGGCATCTCCGGCATCGACACGCGCGCGTTGACGCGCCACCTGCGTGAGCGCGGCGCCATGCGCGTCGGCATCTTCTCCGGCAACGCGCTGCCCGACGAGGGCACCATGCTCGCCGAGGTGCGCCAGGCCCCCGAGATGAAGGGCGCCGACCTCTCCGCCGAGGTCGCCACGAAGGAGGCGTACGTCGTCCCGGCGATCGGCGAGAAGAAGTTCACCGTCGCCGCCGTCGACCTGGGAATCAAGGGCATGACCCCGCACCGGATGGCCGAGCGCGGCATCGAGGTGCACGTCCTGCCCGCCACGGCGAGCGTCGAGGACGTCTACGCCGTGAACCCGGACGGCGTGTTCTTCTCCAACGGCCCCGGCGACCCGGCCACCGCCGACCACCCGGTCTCCGTCATGCAGGCGGTCCTGGAGCGCGGCACCCCGCTCTTCGGCATCTGCTTCGGCAACCAGATCCTGGGGCGGGCGCTGGGCTTCGGCACGTACAAGCTCAAGTACGGCCACCGGGGCATCAACCAGCCCGTGCAGGACCGCACGACCGGCAAGGTCGAGGTCACCGCGCACAATCACGGCTTCGCCGTCGACGCCCCGACCGACAAGGTGTCCGACACCCCCTTCGGCCGCGCCGAGGTCTCCCACGTCTGCCTCAACGACAACGTGGTGGAGGGGCTCCAGCTCCTCGACCGGCCGGCCTTCAGCGTCCAGTACCACCCCGAAGCGGCAGCGGGCCCGCACGACGCCGCCTACCTGTTCGACCGCTTCGTATCCCTGATGGAGGGCCAGCGTGCCTAA
- a CDS encoding aspartate carbamoyltransferase catalytic subunit, with translation MQRHLISAADLTRDDAVLILDTAEEMARVADRPIKKLPTLRGRTIVNLFFEDSTRTRISFEAAEKRLSADVINFSAKGSSVSKGESLKDTAQTLEAMGVDAVVIRHGASGAPYRLANSGWIDAAVINAGDGTHQHPTQALLDAFTMRRRLVGRDAGLGQDLAGKRITIVGDILHSRVARSNVDLLHTLGAEVTLVAPPTLVPVGVETWPCEVSYDLDSTLAKTDAVMMLRVQRERMNAAFFPTEREYSRRYGLDGERMAKMPEHAIVMHPGPMVRGMEITAEVADSERCTVVEQVANGVSIRMAVLYLLLGGAVVDSKNVPAVTHTRTEEK, from the coding sequence ATGCAGCGTCATCTCATCTCGGCCGCCGACCTCACCCGCGACGACGCCGTCCTGATCCTCGACACCGCCGAGGAGATGGCCCGGGTCGCCGACCGGCCGATCAAGAAGCTGCCGACCCTGCGCGGCCGCACGATCGTCAACCTCTTCTTCGAGGACTCCACGCGCACGCGTATCTCCTTCGAGGCCGCCGAGAAGCGACTGTCCGCGGACGTGATCAACTTCTCCGCCAAGGGGTCGAGCGTGTCCAAGGGCGAGTCCCTGAAGGACACCGCCCAGACCCTGGAGGCCATGGGCGTCGACGCCGTCGTGATCCGGCACGGCGCCTCCGGAGCGCCGTACCGCCTCGCCAACTCCGGCTGGATCGACGCGGCCGTCATCAACGCCGGCGACGGCACCCACCAGCACCCCACCCAGGCCCTGTTGGACGCCTTCACCATGCGCCGCCGGCTCGTCGGCCGGGACGCCGGGCTCGGCCAGGACCTCGCCGGCAAGCGCATCACGATCGTCGGCGACATCCTGCACAGCCGGGTCGCCCGCTCCAACGTCGACCTGCTGCACACCCTCGGCGCCGAGGTCACCCTCGTCGCCCCGCCGACCCTGGTGCCGGTCGGCGTCGAGACCTGGCCCTGCGAGGTGTCGTACGACCTCGACAGCACCCTGGCGAAGACCGACGCGGTGATGATGCTGCGCGTGCAGCGCGAGCGCATGAACGCCGCCTTCTTCCCGACCGAGCGCGAGTACTCGCGGCGCTACGGCCTGGACGGCGAGCGCATGGCGAAGATGCCCGAGCACGCCATCGTGATGCACCCCGGCCCGATGGTCCGCGGCATGGAGATCACCGCCGAGGTCGCCGACTCCGAGCGCTGCACCGTCGTCGAGCAGGTCGCAAACGGAGTGTCCATCCGGATGGCCGTTCTGTACCTGCTGCTCGGCGGCGCGGTGGTCGATTCCAAGAACGTGCCCGCCGTCACTCACACCCGTACCGAGGAGAAGTAA
- the carB gene encoding carbamoyl-phosphate synthase large subunit → MPKRTDIQSVLVIGSGPIVIGQAAEFDYSGTQACRILRAEGLRVILVNSNPATIMTDPEIADATYVEPITPEFVEKIIAKERPDALLPTLGGQTALNTAISLHEAGTLEKYGVELIGANVEAINKGEDRDLFKDVVEAVRAKIGHGESARSVICHSMDDVLAGVETLGGYPVVVRPSFTMGGAGSGFAHDEEELRRIAGQGLTLSPTTEVLLEESILGWKEYELELMRDKHDNVVVVCSIENFDPMGVHTGDSITVAPAMTLTDREYQLLRDIGIAVIREVGVDTGGCNIQFAVNPEDGRVIVIEMNPRVSRSSALASKATGFPIAKIAAKLAVGYTLDEIPNDITQETPASFEPTLDYVVVKAPRFAFEKFPQADSTLTTTMKSVGEAMAIGRNFTEAFQKALRSLEKKGSQFTFVGEPGDKEELLREAVRPTDGRINAVMQAIRAGATPEEVFEYTKIDPWFVDQLFLIKEIADELAEAPELTPDLLAEAKRHGFSDQQIGEIRGLREDVVREVRHALGIRPVYKTVDTCAAEFAAKTPYFYSSYDEETEVAPREKPAVIILGSGPNRIGQGIEFDYSCVHASFALSDAGYETVMVNCNPETVSTDYDTSDRLYFEPLTLEDVLEIVHAEQQAGPVAGVVVQLGGQTPLGLSQALKDNGVPIVGTSPEAIHAAEDRGAFGRVLAEAGLPAPKHGTATTFAGAKAIADEIGYPVLVRPSYVLGGRGMEIVYDETRLESYIAESTEISPSRPVLVDRFLDDAIEIDVDALYDGEELYLGGVMEHIEEAGIHSGDSACALPPITLGGFDIKRLRASTEAIAKGVGVRGLINIQFAMAGDILYVLEANPRASRTVPFTSKATAVPLAKAAARISLGATIAQLRAEGILPANGDGGELPLDAPISVKEAVMPWSRFRDIHGRGVDTVLGPEMRSTGEVMGIDSVFGTAYAKSQAGAYGPLPTKGRAFISVANRDKRSMIFPARELVAHGFELLATSGTAEVLKRNGINATVVRKQSEGTGPNGEKTIVQLIHDGEVDLIVNTPYGTGGRLDGYDIRTAAVARSVPCLTTVQALAAAVQGIDALNHGDVGVRSLQEHAEHLTAARD, encoded by the coding sequence GTGCCTAAGCGCACCGATATCCAGTCCGTCCTGGTCATCGGCTCCGGCCCGATCGTCATCGGCCAGGCCGCCGAGTTCGACTACTCCGGCACCCAGGCGTGCCGCATCCTGCGCGCCGAGGGCCTGCGGGTCATCCTCGTCAACTCCAACCCGGCGACGATCATGACCGACCCGGAGATCGCCGACGCCACCTACGTCGAGCCGATCACCCCGGAGTTCGTCGAGAAGATCATCGCCAAGGAGCGCCCGGACGCGCTCCTGCCGACCCTCGGTGGTCAGACGGCCCTCAACACGGCCATCTCGCTGCACGAGGCAGGCACCCTCGAGAAGTACGGCGTCGAGCTGATCGGCGCCAACGTCGAGGCCATCAACAAGGGCGAGGACCGCGACCTCTTCAAGGACGTGGTCGAGGCCGTCCGCGCGAAGATCGGGCACGGCGAGTCCGCCCGCTCGGTCATCTGCCACTCCATGGACGACGTCCTGGCGGGCGTCGAGACGCTCGGCGGTTACCCGGTCGTCGTCCGCCCCTCCTTCACCATGGGCGGCGCCGGCTCCGGCTTCGCGCACGACGAGGAGGAGCTGCGCCGCATCGCAGGGCAGGGCCTCACGCTCTCGCCGACCACCGAGGTGCTCCTGGAGGAGTCCATCCTCGGCTGGAAGGAGTACGAGCTGGAGCTGATGCGCGACAAGCACGACAACGTCGTGGTCGTCTGCTCCATCGAGAACTTCGACCCCATGGGCGTGCACACCGGTGACTCGATCACCGTCGCGCCCGCGATGACGCTCACCGACCGCGAGTACCAGCTCCTGCGCGACATCGGCATCGCCGTGATCCGCGAGGTCGGCGTCGACACCGGTGGCTGCAACATCCAGTTCGCGGTGAACCCCGAGGACGGTCGCGTGATCGTCATCGAGATGAACCCGCGCGTGTCGCGCTCCTCGGCCCTCGCCTCCAAGGCGACCGGCTTCCCGATCGCCAAGATCGCCGCCAAGCTGGCGGTCGGCTACACCCTCGACGAGATCCCGAACGACATCACGCAGGAGACCCCGGCCTCCTTCGAGCCGACCCTCGACTACGTGGTCGTGAAGGCCCCGCGCTTCGCCTTCGAGAAGTTCCCGCAGGCCGACTCCACGCTGACCACCACCATGAAGTCGGTCGGCGAGGCCATGGCCATCGGCCGCAACTTCACCGAGGCCTTCCAGAAGGCGCTGCGCTCGCTGGAGAAGAAGGGCAGCCAGTTCACGTTCGTCGGCGAGCCCGGCGACAAGGAAGAGCTGCTGCGTGAGGCCGTACGGCCCACTGACGGTCGTATCAACGCCGTCATGCAGGCCATCCGCGCGGGCGCCACGCCCGAGGAGGTCTTCGAGTACACGAAGATCGACCCCTGGTTCGTCGACCAGCTCTTCCTCATCAAGGAGATCGCCGACGAGCTCGCGGAGGCGCCCGAGCTGACGCCCGACCTGCTGGCCGAGGCCAAGCGGCACGGTTTCTCCGACCAGCAGATCGGCGAGATCCGCGGGCTGCGCGAGGACGTCGTGCGCGAGGTGCGGCACGCCCTGGGCATCCGCCCGGTCTACAAGACGGTCGACACCTGCGCCGCCGAGTTCGCCGCGAAGACGCCGTACTTCTACTCGTCGTACGACGAGGAGACGGAGGTCGCTCCCCGTGAGAAGCCGGCCGTCATCATCCTGGGCTCCGGCCCCAACCGCATCGGCCAGGGCATCGAGTTCGACTACTCCTGCGTCCACGCCTCCTTCGCGCTGAGCGACGCCGGGTACGAGACTGTGATGGTCAACTGCAACCCGGAGACCGTCTCCACGGACTACGACACCTCCGACCGCCTGTACTTCGAGCCGCTGACGCTGGAAGACGTGCTGGAGATCGTCCACGCGGAGCAGCAGGCCGGCCCCGTCGCGGGTGTCGTCGTGCAGCTCGGCGGCCAGACCCCGCTGGGCCTCTCGCAGGCGCTGAAGGACAACGGCGTGCCGATCGTCGGTACGTCCCCGGAGGCCATCCACGCCGCCGAGGACCGGGGCGCGTTCGGGCGGGTGCTCGCCGAGGCAGGCCTCCCGGCCCCCAAGCACGGCACCGCCACCACCTTCGCCGGCGCCAAGGCCATCGCGGACGAGATCGGCTACCCGGTCCTCGTACGGCCGTCGTACGTCCTCGGTGGGCGCGGCATGGAGATCGTGTACGACGAGACCCGGCTGGAGTCCTACATCGCCGAGTCGACCGAGATCAGCCCCTCGCGGCCGGTCCTCGTCGACCGGTTCCTGGACGACGCGATCGAGATCGACGTCGACGCGCTCTACGACGGCGAGGAGCTCTACCTCGGCGGCGTCATGGAGCACATCGAGGAGGCCGGCATCCACTCCGGCGACTCGGCGTGCGCGCTGCCGCCGATCACGCTGGGCGGCTTCGACATCAAGCGCCTGCGCGCCTCGACCGAGGCCATCGCCAAGGGCGTCGGCGTCCGCGGCCTGATCAACATCCAGTTTGCGATGGCCGGGGACATCCTCTACGTCCTGGAGGCCAACCCGCGCGCGTCCCGCACGGTCCCCTTCACCTCGAAGGCGACCGCGGTGCCGCTGGCGAAGGCCGCCGCCCGGATCTCGTTGGGCGCGACCATCGCCCAGCTGCGGGCGGAGGGGATCCTCCCGGCGAACGGCGACGGCGGCGAACTGCCGCTCGACGCGCCGATCTCCGTCAAGGAGGCCGTCATGCCGTGGTCGCGCTTCCGCGACATCCACGGCCGTGGCGTCGACACCGTCCTCGGCCCGGAGATGCGCTCCACCGGCGAGGTCATGGGCATCGACTCCGTCTTCGGCACGGCGTACGCCAAGTCGCAGGCGGGCGCCTACGGTCCGCTGCCGACCAAGGGCCGCGCCTTCATCTCGGTCGCCAACCGCGACAAGCGCTCGATGATCTTCCCGGCGCGTGAACTCGTCGCCCACGGCTTCGAGTTGCTCGCCACGTCCGGCACGGCCGAGGTCCTCAAGCGCAACGGCATCAACGCCACCGTCGTGCGCAAGCAGTCCGAGGGCACCGGCCCGAACGGCGAGAAGACCATCGTCCAGCTCATCCACGACGGCGAGGTCGACCTCATCGTCAACACCCCGTACGGCACCGGCGGCCGCCTCGACGGCTACGACATCCGTACGGCGGCCGTGGCCCGGTCGGTGCCCTGCCTGACGACGGTTCAGGCACTCGCCGCCGCCGTCCAGGGCATCGACGCCCTCAACCACGGGGACGTGGGCGTCCGTTCGCTCCAGGAACACGCGGAACACCTGACCGCGGCCCGCGACTAG